In Streptomyces alboniger, the following are encoded in one genomic region:
- a CDS encoding NAD-dependent epimerase/dehydratase family protein, whose translation MPAPRTVLLTGAAGGLGTLMRGLLPAYGYDLRLLDLRGIEGEPDAIVADLADREALREAVRGTDAVLHLAGISLESTFDKILRANIEGTYNLYEAAREEGVRRIVFASSNHAVGFTPRPRGGDPLIPVDTPRRPDTLYGLSKSFGEDLAQLYWDKHGIETVSVRIGSCFPEPTSVRMLSVWMSPADGARLFHAALTAEGVGHTVVHGSSANTRLWWDLSSARALGYDPRDDSEPYARKLIAEQGELDPANPDHAHLGGHFCTNPPVWPH comes from the coding sequence ATGCCCGCTCCCCGCACCGTCCTGCTCACCGGCGCCGCAGGCGGCCTCGGCACGCTGATGCGCGGGCTCCTGCCGGCCTACGGCTACGACCTGCGCCTGCTCGACCTGCGCGGCATAGAGGGCGAGCCGGACGCGATCGTCGCCGACCTCGCCGACAGGGAGGCGCTGCGCGAGGCCGTGCGCGGGACCGACGCGGTCCTCCATCTCGCGGGCATCTCCCTGGAGTCCACCTTCGACAAGATCCTCAGGGCCAACATCGAAGGGACGTACAACCTCTACGAGGCGGCGCGCGAGGAGGGCGTGCGGCGGATCGTCTTCGCCTCCTCCAACCACGCGGTGGGCTTCACCCCGCGCCCCCGGGGCGGAGACCCGCTGATCCCGGTCGACACCCCCCGGCGGCCCGACACGCTCTACGGCCTGTCGAAGTCCTTCGGCGAGGACCTCGCCCAGCTCTACTGGGACAAGCACGGCATCGAGACCGTCTCGGTCCGCATCGGGTCCTGCTTCCCGGAGCCGACGAGCGTGCGGATGCTCTCGGTGTGGATGAGCCCCGCGGACGGCGCACGGCTCTTCCACGCGGCGCTCACCGCCGAGGGCGTGGGACACACCGTCGTCCACGGCTCGTCCGCCAACACCCGCCTGTGGTGGGACCTCTCCTCGGCGCGGGCGCTCGGCTACGACCCGCGGGACGACTCCGAGCCGTACGCGCGAAAGCTGATCGCCGAACAGGGCGAGCTGGACCCCGCCAATCCCGACCACGCGCACCTGGGCGGCCACTTCTGCACCAACCCTCCGGTGTGGCCGCACTGA
- a CDS encoding DeoR/GlpR family DNA-binding transcription regulator — MTAEERQRRIVNAARHSGSVDVTALAAQLGVAKETVRRDLRALEDHGLVRRTHGGAYPVESAGFETTLAFRTTMHVPEKRRIAAAAAGLLGDAETVFVDEGFTPQLTAEALPGASAGRPLTVVTASLATAGVLAEADHITVLLLGGRVRPGTLATVDHWTTRMLAGFVIDLAYIGANGISREHGLTTPDPAVSEVKAQAIRASRRTVFLGVHTKFGATSFCRFAGIGDLDTIVTSSRLPASEAHRYSLLGPQVVRA, encoded by the coding sequence ATGACCGCGGAGGAACGTCAGCGGCGGATCGTCAACGCGGCCCGCCACTCCGGTTCCGTCGACGTGACGGCACTCGCCGCCCAGCTCGGCGTCGCGAAGGAGACCGTCCGCCGCGACCTGCGCGCCCTGGAGGACCACGGCCTGGTCCGCCGCACCCACGGCGGCGCCTACCCCGTGGAGAGCGCGGGTTTCGAGACCACCCTCGCCTTCCGCACGACCATGCACGTCCCGGAGAAGCGGCGCATCGCCGCCGCCGCGGCCGGGCTGCTGGGCGACGCCGAGACGGTCTTCGTCGACGAGGGGTTCACGCCCCAGCTGACCGCCGAGGCGCTGCCCGGGGCGTCGGCCGGCCGGCCGCTGACCGTCGTGACCGCCTCACTGGCCACCGCGGGCGTCCTCGCGGAGGCCGACCACATCACCGTCCTGCTGCTCGGCGGGCGGGTCCGGCCGGGCACGCTCGCCACCGTCGACCACTGGACGACCCGCATGCTGGCCGGATTCGTCATCGACCTGGCCTACATCGGTGCCAACGGCATCTCCCGCGAGCACGGCCTGACGACGCCCGACCCGGCGGTCAGCGAGGTGAAGGCGCAGGCGATCAGGGCGTCGCGGCGCACCGTCTTCCTGGGCGTGCACACCAAGTTCGGGGCGACGAGCTTCTGCCGGTTCGCGGGGATCGGCGATTTGGACACGATCGTCACGAGCAGCCGCCTGCCCGCCTCCGAGGCCCACCGCTACTCCCTCCTCGGCCCGCAGGTCGTCCGCGCCTGA
- a CDS encoding ABC transporter substrate-binding protein, which yields MRTPSRRRPRALAAAAAGTLLAPLLTGCWTGAGGGGSGGDSLNVLMVNNPQMMELRKLTAAHFTRRTGIEVNFTVLPENDVRDKISQDFANQAGQYDVATLSNYEIPIYARNGWLHEVGSYAREDTAYDEKDILPSMRQSLTGDDGKLYGQPFYGESSFLMYRKDVFKKAGLTMPERPTWQQVAKLAARVDGEEPGMKGICLRGLPGWGELMAPLTTVVNTFGGTWFDKDWKARLDSPEFEKATRFYVDLVREHGQSGAAQSGYAECLNNLTQGKTAMWYDATAAAGSLESAASPVRGRIGYAPAPVVRTENSGWLYTWAWGMQKASRNPDKAWKFISWASGKEYEELVGEKTGWANVPAGKRASTYANPAYRKAAAAFQDVTRAAVEGARPRDPGVQPRPAPGIQFVGIPEFTDLGTKVSQEISAAIAGRQSVDAALRTSQRLAEKISEEYEGR from the coding sequence ATGCGAACCCCGAGCCGACGGAGGCCGCGCGCGCTCGCCGCGGCCGCCGCAGGGACGCTGCTCGCCCCGCTGCTCACCGGCTGCTGGACCGGCGCCGGCGGGGGCGGTTCGGGCGGCGACTCCCTCAACGTACTCATGGTGAACAACCCGCAGATGATGGAACTGCGCAAGCTCACCGCCGCCCACTTCACCCGGCGGACCGGCATAGAGGTGAACTTCACCGTTTTGCCGGAGAACGACGTCCGCGACAAAATCAGCCAGGACTTCGCCAACCAGGCGGGACAGTACGACGTCGCCACCTTGAGCAACTACGAGATACCGATCTACGCCAGGAACGGCTGGCTGCACGAGGTCGGTTCGTACGCGCGCGAGGACACGGCGTACGACGAGAAGGACATCCTGCCGTCCATGCGCCAGTCCCTCACCGGCGACGACGGCAAGCTCTACGGACAGCCCTTCTACGGAGAGTCGTCCTTCCTGATGTACCGCAAGGACGTCTTCAAGAAGGCGGGCCTGACGATGCCCGAGCGCCCCACCTGGCAGCAGGTGGCGAAGCTCGCCGCCCGGGTGGACGGCGAGGAGCCGGGCATGAAGGGCATCTGTCTGCGCGGCCTGCCCGGCTGGGGCGAGCTGATGGCGCCGCTGACGACCGTGGTGAACACCTTCGGAGGCACCTGGTTCGACAAGGACTGGAAGGCGCGCCTCGACTCCCCCGAGTTCGAAAAGGCAACTCGCTTCTACGTAGACCTCGTTCGCGAGCACGGCCAGTCCGGGGCCGCCCAGTCCGGCTATGCCGAGTGCCTCAACAACCTCACCCAGGGCAAGACGGCCATGTGGTACGACGCGACGGCCGCCGCCGGTTCGCTGGAGTCCGCCGCGTCCCCGGTCAGGGGCAGGATCGGCTACGCGCCCGCCCCGGTGGTGCGGACGGAGAACTCCGGGTGGCTCTACACCTGGGCCTGGGGCATGCAGAAGGCCTCCAGGAACCCCGACAAGGCCTGGAAGTTCATCTCCTGGGCGTCGGGCAAGGAGTACGAAGAACTGGTCGGCGAGAAGACCGGCTGGGCGAACGTCCCCGCCGGGAAGCGCGCCTCGACGTACGCGAACCCCGCCTACCGCAAGGCTGCTGCCGCCTTCCAGGACGTCACCCGCGCCGCCGTCGAAGGGGCCAGGCCCCGCGACCCGGGCGTACAGCCGCGCCCCGCGCCCGGCATCCAGTTCGTCGGCATCCCCGAGTTCACCGACCTCGGCACCAAGGTCTCCCAGGAGATCAGCGCGGCCATCGCCGGACGCCAGTCCGTCGACGCGGCGCTGCGCACGTCCCAGCGGCTCGCCGAGAAGATCTCCGAGGAGTACGAGGGACGATGA
- a CDS encoding carbohydrate ABC transporter permease yields MTATATSTPALTHARVPAPRTPGRLRAWATRAPLLPALVFMIAVTQLPFVATLVISFFDWNALYPDARSFTWFANYSEVLTDPDLRTSVLTTILLTASVVLASLVLGLGLALLLDRRFKGRGLVRTLLIAPFLLVPVAAALLWKHVLYNPEYGLFNGLLRWAGGESAAQPEWISTTPLLAIEASLVWQWTPFMMLILLAGLQSRDTELVEAARMDGASDWQVFRHLTLPHLRRYLELGALLGSIHIVQNFDAVFTLTSGGLGTANLPYTVYQSFYQAHENGLASAAGVLVVIGSLVIATFVLRVVSSLFREEASRA; encoded by the coding sequence ATGACCGCCACCGCCACCAGCACGCCCGCCCTCACCCACGCGCGCGTGCCCGCTCCGAGGACTCCCGGACGGCTGCGCGCCTGGGCCACCAGGGCGCCCCTGCTCCCCGCCCTCGTCTTCATGATCGCCGTGACCCAGCTGCCGTTCGTGGCCACCCTGGTGATCTCCTTCTTCGACTGGAACGCCCTCTATCCGGATGCCCGCTCCTTCACCTGGTTCGCCAACTACTCCGAGGTCCTCACCGACCCCGACCTGCGCACCTCGGTCCTGACCACGATCCTGCTCACGGCGTCCGTGGTCCTCGCGAGCCTCGTCCTGGGGCTCGGCCTCGCACTGCTGCTCGACCGCCGGTTCAAGGGGCGCGGCCTCGTGCGCACGCTGCTCATCGCGCCGTTCCTGCTGGTGCCGGTGGCCGCCGCGCTGCTGTGGAAGCACGTGCTCTACAACCCCGAGTACGGCCTTTTCAACGGCCTTCTGCGCTGGGCCGGCGGGGAATCCGCGGCACAGCCCGAGTGGATCTCCACCACCCCGCTGCTCGCCATCGAGGCCTCCCTGGTGTGGCAGTGGACGCCCTTCATGATGCTGATCCTTCTCGCGGGGCTCCAGAGCCGCGATACCGAACTGGTCGAAGCGGCCCGCATGGACGGCGCGAGCGACTGGCAGGTCTTCCGCCATCTGACGCTGCCGCACCTGCGCCGCTATCTCGAACTGGGCGCCCTGCTGGGCTCGATCCACATCGTGCAGAACTTCGACGCCGTCTTCACCCTCACCTCGGGCGGCCTCGGCACCGCCAACCTCCCCTACACCGTCTACCAGAGCTTCTACCAGGCACACGAGAACGGCCTGGCCTCCGCGGCCGGCGTCCTCGTCGTCATCGGCTCGCTCGTCATCGCGACCTTCGTGCTGCGGGTCGTCTCGTCCCTGTTCCGTGAGGAGGCGTCCCGCGCATGA
- a CDS encoding carbohydrate ABC transporter permease translates to MRNVRVKGVGLGLTAWLAGILFFLPIAWMALTSFHSEEDAATNPPSLAASLTLDGYRDFFGAGGGASPWPSLVNSTVASVLSTLCVLALALPAAYALSIRPVKKWTDVLFFFLSTKMLPAVAGLLPLYLFARNTGLLDNIWLLVLLYTSMNLPIAVWMMQSFLAEVPKAVIEAARIDGARLPTVLTRVVAPIALPGIAATSLICFIFSWNELLFARVLTGVVAQTAPVFLTGFITSQGLFLAKVCAASLVISLPVLAAGFAAQDKLVQGLSLGAVK, encoded by the coding sequence ATGAGGAACGTACGCGTCAAGGGCGTGGGGCTCGGTCTGACCGCGTGGCTCGCCGGGATCCTGTTCTTCCTGCCCATCGCCTGGATGGCGCTGACCTCCTTCCACTCGGAGGAGGACGCGGCCACCAACCCGCCCTCGCTCGCCGCCTCGCTCACCCTCGACGGCTACCGCGACTTCTTCGGGGCCGGCGGCGGCGCGAGCCCCTGGCCGTCGCTCGTCAACTCCACGGTGGCCTCGGTCCTCTCCACGCTCTGCGTGCTCGCGCTGGCCCTGCCCGCCGCGTACGCCCTGTCCATCAGGCCCGTGAAGAAGTGGACGGACGTGCTCTTCTTCTTCCTGTCCACGAAGATGCTGCCGGCCGTGGCGGGCCTGCTGCCCCTGTACCTCTTCGCCAGGAACACCGGGCTGCTGGACAACATCTGGCTGCTCGTCCTCCTCTACACCTCGATGAACCTGCCGATCGCGGTGTGGATGATGCAGTCCTTCCTCGCCGAGGTGCCGAAGGCCGTCATCGAGGCCGCCCGGATCGACGGGGCGCGGCTGCCCACCGTCCTCACGCGCGTGGTGGCGCCCATCGCGCTGCCCGGCATCGCCGCGACCTCCCTGATCTGCTTCATCTTCAGCTGGAACGAACTGCTCTTCGCGCGGGTGCTCACAGGTGTCGTCGCCCAGACCGCGCCCGTCTTCCTGACCGGCTTCATCACCAGCCAGGGCCTGTTCCTGGCGAAGGTGTGCGCCGCGTCGCTCGTGATCTCCCTGCCGGTGCTCGCCGCGGGGTTCGCCGCCCAGGACAAACTGGTCCAGGGCCTGTCGTTGGGAGCCGTGAAATGA
- a CDS encoding zinc-dependent alcohol dehydrogenase family protein → MKAAIVESVGKVVVGEVPDPAPGPREVVVEVAACGLCGTDLHIRQGEFAPTLPVVPGHEFAGTVVERGRDVTGLALGDRVAVDPSLHCHECRQCRAGRGNMCERWAAIGVTTAGGAAQYALAPAANCVRLPDHVRTQDAALIEPLSCAVRGYDVLRARLGAHVLIYGSGTMGLMMLELAKRTGAASVEVVDVNPRRLATAARLGVSGSAAGADELDRPEGWDVVIDATGNAGAIQDGLDRVAKAGTFLQFGVADYATRVTIDPYRIYNQEITITGSMAVLHSYERAAELFAAGVLDPEVFISDRLPLDDYPLALDRFAAGLGRKIVVVP, encoded by the coding sequence ATGAAGGCCGCGATCGTCGAGTCGGTGGGCAAGGTCGTCGTCGGTGAGGTGCCCGACCCGGCGCCCGGCCCCCGCGAGGTCGTCGTGGAGGTCGCCGCGTGCGGCCTGTGCGGCACCGACCTGCACATCCGCCAGGGGGAGTTCGCACCCACGCTGCCGGTGGTGCCCGGCCACGAGTTCGCCGGTACCGTCGTCGAACGGGGCCGTGACGTCACCGGGCTCGCCCTCGGCGACCGGGTCGCGGTCGACCCCTCGCTGCACTGCCACGAGTGCCGCCAGTGCCGGGCCGGGCGGGGCAACATGTGCGAGCGGTGGGCCGCGATCGGCGTGACCACGGCGGGCGGCGCCGCCCAGTACGCCCTCGCGCCCGCCGCCAACTGCGTACGGCTCCCGGACCACGTACGCACCCAGGACGCCGCCCTGATCGAGCCGCTGTCCTGCGCGGTGCGCGGCTACGACGTGCTGCGGGCGCGGCTCGGGGCGCATGTGCTGATCTACGGCTCGGGAACGATGGGCCTGATGATGCTGGAGCTGGCCAAGCGGACCGGCGCCGCGAGCGTCGAGGTCGTCGACGTCAACCCGCGGCGGCTCGCGACGGCGGCGCGGCTCGGGGTCTCGGGCTCGGCGGCCGGTGCCGACGAACTGGACCGCCCGGAGGGCTGGGACGTGGTGATCGACGCGACGGGCAACGCGGGCGCCATCCAGGACGGCCTGGACCGGGTCGCCAAGGCGGGCACGTTCCTCCAGTTCGGCGTCGCCGACTACGCCACGCGCGTCACCATCGACCCGTACCGGATCTACAACCAGGAGATCACCATCACCGGTTCGATGGCGGTCCTGCACAGCTACGAACGCGCGGCCGAACTCTTCGCGGCGGGGGTGCTCGACCCGGAGGTGTTCATCAGCGACCGGCTGCCGCTGGACGACTACCCGCTGGCACTGGACCGGTTCGCCGCCGGACTGGGCCGGAAGATCGTCGTCGTGCCGTAA
- a CDS encoding TerD family protein: MTPGSNIPLAAARVAVDVAAPVRLDVSGLLLTADGKVRSDDDFIFFNQPSGPGVTYQSGGGTTPDKITVDTASVPPGIEKIVVTASPDAAGQTFQGIEPTATIRNADDGSVLATFTPPQLGAETALVIVEIYLRNGAWKARAVGQGYSNGLAGIATDFGVSVEEPAPAPAAAPAAPMAPPVGRPAQGPPPPVADPRQAAPAAPAAPPAPAPGAGKINLDKGRVSLQKNQTVSLVKGGKPLLSQVKMGLGWEPAFRGKDIDLDASVIAYGPHRNHVDSCYFGKLSIVNGAIKHSGDNLTGEGGGDDEVIVVDLGRLPQDVTGLVFTVNSFSGQKFTEVAKAYCRLIDAASGEELVRFDLTNAEAQTGVMMAKLIKQFTGEWEMTGMGQFVKSRTVRGMVKPAAQAL, encoded by the coding sequence ATGACCCCCGGCTCGAACATCCCCCTGGCCGCCGCCCGCGTGGCGGTGGACGTCGCCGCTCCGGTGCGGCTCGACGTATCGGGCCTGCTGCTCACCGCCGACGGCAAGGTGCGCTCCGACGACGACTTCATCTTCTTCAACCAGCCCTCGGGCCCCGGTGTGACCTACCAGTCGGGCGGTGGCACGACCCCCGACAAGATCACCGTGGACACGGCCTCCGTACCGCCCGGCATCGAGAAGATCGTCGTGACCGCGAGCCCGGACGCGGCGGGCCAGACCTTCCAGGGCATCGAGCCCACCGCCACCATCCGCAACGCGGACGACGGTTCCGTGCTCGCCACGTTCACCCCGCCGCAGCTCGGCGCCGAGACGGCCCTGGTGATCGTCGAGATCTATCTGCGCAACGGCGCGTGGAAGGCCCGCGCGGTCGGTCAGGGGTACTCGAACGGCCTCGCGGGCATCGCAACGGACTTCGGCGTCTCGGTCGAGGAGCCCGCCCCGGCCCCGGCCGCCGCCCCCGCCGCTCCGATGGCTCCCCCGGTGGGCCGGCCGGCCCAGGGCCCGCCCCCGCCGGTCGCCGACCCGCGTCAGGCCGCCCCGGCCGCGCCCGCCGCTCCCCCGGCGCCCGCGCCCGGCGCCGGGAAGATCAACCTGGACAAGGGCCGGGTCAGCCTCCAGAAGAACCAGACGGTGTCCCTGGTCAAGGGCGGCAAGCCGCTGCTCTCCCAGGTCAAGATGGGCCTCGGCTGGGAGCCCGCGTTCCGTGGCAAGGACATCGACCTGGACGCCTCCGTCATCGCGTACGGCCCCCATCGCAACCACGTCGACAGCTGCTACTTCGGCAAGCTGTCGATCGTGAACGGCGCGATCAAGCACTCCGGTGACAACCTCACGGGCGAGGGCGGCGGCGACGACGAGGTGATCGTCGTCGACCTCGGCCGCCTCCCGCAGGACGTCACGGGCCTGGTCTTCACGGTGAACTCCTTCTCCGGGCAGAAGTTCACGGAGGTCGCCAAGGCCTACTGCCGCCTGATCGACGCGGCGTCCGGCGAGGAGCTGGTCCGCTTCGACCTGACCAACGCCGAGGCGCAGACGGGCGTCATGATGGCCAAGCTCATCAAGCAGTTCACCGGCGAGTGGGAGATGACCGGCATGGGGCAGTTCGTCAAGTCCCGCACCGTGCGCGGCATGGTGAAGCCGGCGGCGCAGGCGCTGTAG
- a CDS encoding CarD family transcriptional regulator, which produces MTRPAGSRRHLPNSPFNVPAPPAPPVEQFAVGDRVSHDQYGLGRIVGVEGEDAVVIDFAGRQGRFLSPYPKLAKL; this is translated from the coding sequence ATGACGAGGCCCGCCGGCTCGCGCCGCCACCTGCCGAACAGTCCCTTCAACGTGCCCGCTCCGCCCGCCCCACCCGTAGAGCAGTTCGCCGTGGGTGACCGTGTCTCCCACGACCAGTACGGACTCGGGAGGATCGTCGGCGTCGAGGGAGAGGACGCGGTCGTCATCGACTTCGCGGGCCGTCAGGGACGGTTCCTGAGTCCCTACCCGAAGCTCGCCAAGCTCTGA
- a CDS encoding protein kinase domain-containing protein produces MEVGGYRIVSPLGEGDRGRVQLARSASGRPVAVRTVHAHLAAGPGFRERFRREAAAARAVTGPYSAAVLDADPDAEEPWLAVEFCAGPGLPEAVATYGPLGEADLAALGAALAHALSGVHAAGVVHRGVKPSNVIVTRTGPKLLGFRVAGRTADEGPEGGGPDAGGPDAGGPAIGSPGFIAPELLARDARPGPAADVFALGAVLTVAATGRGPFGSGRAPEVLHRTLHEEPDLLGVPGAAWAGFLGRCLTRAPAARPTVAEVMAWCGERAAAFPWWASEPVADLIHRHEDDVTELLEWDEEAPAAPTPWPAPLPGNHRGTP; encoded by the coding sequence GTGGAGGTCGGCGGGTACCGGATCGTTTCGCCGCTCGGCGAGGGCGACAGGGGCCGTGTCCAGCTGGCGCGGTCCGCGTCCGGGCGGCCGGTCGCCGTCAGGACGGTCCACGCGCACCTCGCGGCCGGCCCGGGGTTCCGTGAGCGCTTCCGGCGCGAGGCCGCCGCCGCGCGGGCCGTGACCGGCCCGTACTCGGCCGCCGTGCTCGACGCGGATCCGGACGCCGAGGAGCCGTGGCTCGCGGTCGAGTTCTGCGCGGGGCCGGGTCTGCCGGAGGCGGTGGCCACGTACGGGCCGCTGGGCGAGGCCGATCTCGCCGCGCTGGGCGCGGCGCTCGCCCACGCCCTGTCGGGGGTGCACGCGGCCGGGGTCGTCCACCGCGGCGTGAAGCCCTCCAACGTCATCGTCACCCGCACCGGGCCGAAGCTCCTCGGCTTCCGCGTGGCGGGGCGCACGGCCGACGAGGGTCCGGAGGGCGGTGGTCCGGACGCCGGTGGTCCGGACGCCGGTGGTCCGGCCATCGGTTCGCCCGGCTTCATCGCCCCCGAGCTGCTGGCGCGGGACGCCCGGCCGGGGCCCGCGGCCGATGTGTTCGCGCTCGGCGCGGTCCTCACGGTGGCGGCGACCGGGCGGGGCCCGTTCGGTTCGGGCCGCGCCCCGGAGGTCCTGCACCGCACGCTGCACGAGGAGCCGGACCTGCTGGGCGTGCCGGGCGCCGCCTGGGCCGGCTTCCTCGGGCGCTGTCTGACCCGCGCCCCCGCGGCCCGCCCCACGGTCGCGGAGGTGATGGCCTGGTGCGGGGAGCGGGCCGCGGCGTTCCCCTGGTGGGCGAGCGAACCGGTCGCCGACCTGATCCACCGCCATGAGGACGACGTCACGGAATTGCTGGAGTGGGACGAGGAAGCACCGGCGGCGCCGACCCCCTGGCCGGCGCCACTGCCGGGAAATCACCGCGGGACACCTTGA